Proteins from one Nicotiana tabacum cultivar K326 chromosome 23, ASM71507v2, whole genome shotgun sequence genomic window:
- the LOC107802402 gene encoding BTB/POZ domain-containing protein At5g41330-like: MPPFAGSNPLSYGFSRNSIDSASNIITIDVGGQLFQTTKQTLKQSGSKSLLSEITNFDIDVIPFIDRDPEIFSILLSLLRTGNLPSKAKTFDIQDLIFESQFYGVEHLLLNSQSNPSQFEPFDLEKSVILPLSGRDSPTAISTTQLGSVQVAHGCKITSFDWSLKRKSTILTQFAGIDSMLSLSPSIVAAGATDFSGLQIIDVSKGFVKETLNWENVTKSGSTVQAIGSSKDFLFTSFESSRRNSNCIMIYDLNDSFRPVAEIGHYEIFGAELDSAIPATKLSWISSHNLLMAAGSHCGPSGVRGNIRFWDIRSGNVVWEIKENVDCFSDCTVSDDLSAILKVGVHSGEVFISDLRNIGGENSWTCLGDQRKVTNGKKEGFGCKIESHGNQVFCSKGGNLELWSEVLIGNSIKDRVFRKNSMGRAKDICGNKITHFSFGGNKMFVTRKDQQYVEVWQSSVRGF; this comes from the coding sequence ATGCCACCTTTTGCTGGATCTAATCCTCTTTCTTATGGTTTTTCAAGAAACTCCATTGATTCAGCTTCAAATATTATCACCATTGATGTTGGAGGTCAGCTTTTTCAAACAACCAAACAGACCTTAAAGCAATCAGGTTCAAAATCCCTTCTTTCTGAAATTACCAATTTTGATATTGATGTCATTCCTTTTATTGATAGAGACCCTGAAATTTTCTCTATTTTACTTTCCCTTTTAAGAACTGGAAATTTACCCTCAAAAGCTAAAACCTTTGATATTCAAGATTTGATTTTTGAATCTCAGTTCTATGGTGTAGAACACCTTTTGTTGAATTCTCAATCAAACCCATCTCAGTTTGAGCCTTTTGATCTTGAAAAATCTGTTATTTTGCCTTTAAGTGGTAGGGATTCACCTACTGCTATTTCCACAACTCAACTTGGTTCAGTTCAAGTTGCTCATGGTTGTAAAATAACTTCATTTGATTGGTCACTTAAGAGAAAATCCACTATTTTGACTCAATTCGCTGGAATTGATTCTATGTTATCTTTGTCCCCTAGTATTGTAGCAGCTGGTGCTACTGACTTTTCAGGATTACAAATTATTGATGTTAGTAAAGGGTTTGTTAAGGAGACATTAAATTGGGAAAATGTGACTAAATCTGGTTCAACAGTACAAGCAATtggatcctcaaaagatttctTGTTTACTAGTTTTGAATCAAGTAGGAGAAATTCTAACTGCATTATGATATATGATCTTAATGATAGTTTTAGGCCCGTTGCTGAGATTGGACATTATGAAATATTTGGTGCTGAATTGGATTCAGCAATTCCAGCTACTAAATTGAGTTGGATTTCTAGTCATAACTTGTTAATGGCGGCTGGATCGCATTGCGGACCTTCTGGTGTAAGGGGGAATATTAGATTTTGGGATATAAGGTCAGGGAATGTAGTGTGGGAGATAAAGGAAAATGTTGATTGTTTCTCTGATTGTACAGTTTCGGATGATCTTTCCGCCATTTTGAAAGTTGGCGTGCATTCGGGTGAAGTTTTCATTTCTGATTTGAGGAATATTGGTGGTGAGAATTCTTGGACTTGTCTTGGTGATCAAAGAAAGGTAACAAATGGTAAAAAAGAAGGTTTTGGTTGTAAGATTGAGAGTCATGGAAATCAAGTATTTTGTAGTAAAGGAGGAAATCTTGAATTGTGGTCAGAGGTTTTGATTGGTAATTCTATAAAAGATAGAGTCTTTAGGAAAAACTCAATGGGAAGAGCAAAAGATATTTGTGGTAATAAGATAACACACTTCAGTTTTGGAGGGAACAAAatgtttgttacaagaaaagatCAGCAATATGTTGAAGTTTGGCAGAGTTCAGTAAGGGGATTTTAG